The following proteins are encoded in a genomic region of Cyclonatronum proteinivorum:
- a CDS encoding acyl-CoA dehydrogenase family protein yields MNQQETNIDTYAIEAFSAFIERFQKTLSTVFGEKKNIQDTSINRGVPGMVMRDILDCKPLSVFIPQEYEGRGTDTAECLKVLEAASYHSLPLSLMIGINGALFLQPLSLYGQDSLKKRVYHDFIHNRKMGGLMITEPKYGSDALHMQTKFKEEASRYHIEGTKHWAGLTGWADYWLLTARREDAKGNLSRDIEFFVHSKEDGGIEVTEVFNNLGLYMLPYGRNKIKTSLSSESKLEPRTTGVKMMLDILHRSRLQFPGMAMGFIKRNMDEAIRHCSERLVGNKPLFSYDQVQERISRLQSFFTTCSAMCAYTAENAKMNMDLARSDLQANTIKTLVTDYMQESAQSLLQLVGAIGYRQEHVAGKGTIDSRPFQIFEGSNDILYQQITESVVKSMRKMKEKNLLSFLKQHDLSLKSSERLTKVLDFEVDYTNLSQRKLVDLGRALARVFSMNFVISLGEKGYRSDLIQNSIDHLTQEVNQFITAYQYKKDIAVVAEYHDDSNWASYL; encoded by the coding sequence GTGAATCAGCAAGAAACAAATATCGATACCTATGCAATAGAAGCTTTTTCCGCTTTTATTGAAAGATTTCAAAAAACCCTTTCCACGGTTTTTGGAGAGAAAAAAAATATTCAGGATACCAGCATTAACCGGGGCGTACCCGGTATGGTTATGCGCGACATCCTTGATTGTAAGCCCCTTTCCGTTTTTATCCCGCAGGAATATGAAGGACGCGGTACCGATACGGCAGAGTGTCTGAAGGTTCTTGAAGCGGCTTCATATCATAGTCTGCCGCTCAGCCTTATGATCGGTATTAACGGAGCTCTTTTTCTGCAGCCTCTTTCTTTATACGGGCAGGACTCTTTGAAAAAGCGCGTGTATCACGATTTCATCCATAACCGGAAAATGGGCGGACTCATGATTACGGAGCCCAAATACGGTTCGGATGCGCTTCATATGCAGACCAAGTTTAAGGAAGAAGCAAGCCGCTATCATATTGAAGGAACCAAGCACTGGGCTGGACTTACCGGCTGGGCTGATTACTGGCTATTGACGGCACGCAGAGAAGACGCGAAAGGAAATCTCAGCCGCGATATTGAGTTTTTTGTCCATAGCAAAGAAGATGGTGGTATCGAAGTCACGGAGGTTTTTAATAATCTCGGACTTTATATGCTGCCTTACGGCCGGAATAAAATCAAAACTTCCCTTAGCTCTGAATCAAAGCTTGAGCCCAGGACTACGGGTGTGAAAATGATGCTTGATATTCTCCATCGCTCGCGCTTGCAATTCCCGGGTATGGCCATGGGCTTCATCAAGCGTAATATGGACGAGGCTATTCGTCATTGTTCGGAAAGGCTTGTTGGGAATAAACCGCTGTTCAGCTACGATCAGGTTCAGGAGCGCATTTCCAGGCTGCAGTCGTTTTTTACTACGTGCTCTGCCATGTGTGCCTATACTGCTGAAAACGCTAAAATGAACATGGATCTCGCGCGCTCAGACCTGCAGGCCAATACGATTAAAACACTGGTTACCGACTACATGCAGGAATCTGCACAGTCACTTCTGCAGCTTGTAGGGGCTATTGGGTATCGTCAGGAACACGTAGCCGGTAAAGGAACCATAGACAGCCGTCCCTTCCAGATTTTTGAAGGCTCCAATGACATCCTGTACCAGCAAATCACGGAGTCGGTTGTGAAATCCATGCGTAAGATGAAGGAGAAAAATCTGTTGAGTTTCCTGAAGCAACATGATCTTTCCCTGAAATCTTCAGAGCGCCTTACTAAAGTGCTTGATTTCGAAGTGGACTACACCAATCTCAGTCAGCGCAAGCTGGTTGATTTGGGCCGTGCACTCGCCCGCGTGTTTTCGATGAACTTCGTTATTTCGCTCGGTGAAAAAGGTTACAGAAGTGATCTTATTCAAAACAGTATCGATCACCTTACACAGGAAGTGAATCAGTTTATCACAGCGTATCAGTATAAAAAAGATATTGCCGTAGTTGCTGAATATCACGATGACAGCAACTGGGCTTCCTATCTTTAA
- a CDS encoding OsmC family protein yields the protein MAQHPIISVLESKNGFFTDIKAGNHQLIADEPEDMGGTDKAADPLSIALSALGACTAMTLKIYFAHKKLNWEKIEVHITHELLSIDKNSASDELIAMANNGKVRKLYKKIYIKSDMEDKLLNRASIIAEKCPVNLMMKRSCPMETEVIRL from the coding sequence ATGGCACAACATCCTATTATTTCTGTTTTAGAATCAAAAAACGGATTCTTCACCGACATCAAAGCGGGAAATCATCAGCTGATTGCCGATGAACCCGAAGACATGGGCGGCACCGACAAAGCCGCTGACCCGCTTTCGATAGCGCTCTCCGCCCTTGGCGCCTGTACAGCTATGACGCTGAAAATATATTTCGCACATAAAAAGCTGAACTGGGAAAAGATTGAAGTTCACATTACGCATGAGCTCCTGAGCATTGACAAGAACAGTGCTTCTGACGAACTGATTGCCATGGCCAATAATGGCAAGGTGCGCAAGCTCTACAAGAAGATTTACATCAAATCAGACATGGAAGACAAGCTTTTGAACCGGGCTTCCATTATCGCGGAAAAATGCCCCGTAAACCTGATGATGAAACGAAGCTGCCCGATGGAGACAGAAGTTATACGCCTGTAG